The genomic region GAAACAACCCGGACGATGTCTCTCTTGCAAAATTTATCTTCCGCAAAACCTATCTGGAACCCTTCGAGTTGATGAAGCAGTTTTATAAACTCAGGCATATCGTAACATCCCCAGTGAAACTCGATTACCATCGCGTCAATGATTGCGAGCGTTTCTGGGGTGAGGCTCTTTAATATACCGAATTCGGCACCTTCGCAGTCCATTTTTATCAACCGTATGTGTTGGATGTTTTTGGAGCGAATGAAATCCGGCAACGTGATCGAATCGACTTCAGATGTTTTCTGAACATGGATCGCGTGACGGTGAATGATTGAATTTTTTCCACCACCCATGGTGTCCGATTCATAAAATTTGAGGGTTCCCGACGAATCGCTTACCGCTTTCTTGAAGAGGCGTATTTGTGGCTGTTTGCGATTTGTCTCAACATTGCTTTGGAGGAGATCGAAATTTTCATCACTCGGTTCAAACGCGTAAACCTGGCATCCCTTGGTGGCTGCATAGAGCGAAAATGCTCCGTGATTGGCTCCGATATCG from Puniceicoccaceae bacterium harbors:
- a CDS encoding FkbM family methyltransferase, whose amino-acid sequence is MNSITRFIEYTQKFQNPVSAFSNRFRSPGMRCKITDRNTKIRLETRCGAVRMASEVWHDKDYDIPRFSLSPNDVVIDIGANHGAFSLYAATKGCQVYAFEPSDENFDLLQSNVETNRKQPQIRLFKKAVSDSSGTLKFYESDTMGGGKNSIIHRHAIHVQKTSEVDSITLPDFIRSKNIQHIRLIKMDCEGAEFGILKSLTPETLAIIDAMVIEFHWGCYDMPEFIKLLHQLEGFQIGFAEDKFCKRDIVRVVSERIQVALN